One window of the Desulfuromonas acetexigens genome contains the following:
- a CDS encoding glutamate synthase-related protein, translated as METVKVQDITANDLPWVIRYDASRCTLCGSCVAACSFRAIEPKVERRRMVFSEGDLPEPKQRFSAVPVIRQVRNLTQYCRGCGICTKVCPNDAIAPARNPDTRHPIVTRCVAGDSVKRGGRKNLEAGTRTLDKLRVGRISQMTDPSLDAQRHTFDLLAPFGRIMPPGKLPFKIGTDGKLQPDGQAPPVRWIYPVVIGDMSIGALSWRMWEAVAMATAYLNEECGLPVRMCSGEGGMPGRLLKSKYLKYMILQIASGHFGWNRIVKAMPHMVEDPAGILIKIGQGAKPGDGGLLMAQKVAEHIQAIRGVPKADLLSPPNHQGLYSIEESVQKMFLSFNAAFKFRVPVAIKVAASATSVSVFNNLVRDPYNIVGGFFLDGIDGGTGAAHEVSLDHTGHPIVSKLRDCYLAAVSQGRQGQIPLWAAGGLGRAGDLAADAFKMIALGANGVFTGKLILQMAGCIGNEMGRCNACNTGLCPVGITTQEPRLVHRLDPEKAAQNIVNYFLAMDQELRKLMAPIGNSSLPVGRADALVATDRGVAERLQIQYVC; from the coding sequence ATGGAGACAGTAAAAGTTCAGGATATCACCGCCAACGACCTGCCCTGGGTCATTCGCTACGACGCCTCCCGCTGCACCCTCTGCGGCTCCTGCGTCGCGGCCTGCTCCTTCCGGGCGATCGAGCCCAAGGTCGAGCGTCGGCGCATGGTCTTTTCCGAGGGGGATCTGCCCGAGCCGAAGCAGCGTTTCTCGGCGGTGCCGGTGATCCGCCAGGTGCGCAATCTCACCCAGTATTGCCGGGGTTGCGGCATCTGTACCAAGGTCTGCCCCAACGACGCCATCGCGCCGGCGCGTAACCCCGACACCCGCCACCCCATCGTCACCCGCTGCGTGGCCGGGGATTCCGTCAAACGCGGCGGGCGCAAGAACCTTGAAGCTGGGACCCGCACCCTGGATAAGTTGCGGGTCGGGCGCATCTCCCAGATGACCGACCCGAGCCTCGACGCCCAGCGCCATACTTTTGATCTGCTCGCCCCCTTCGGCCGCATCATGCCGCCGGGCAAGCTCCCCTTCAAAATCGGCACCGACGGCAAACTGCAGCCGGATGGCCAGGCACCGCCGGTGCGCTGGATCTATCCGGTGGTCATCGGCGATATGTCCATCGGCGCCCTCTCCTGGCGCATGTGGGAAGCGGTCGCCATGGCCACCGCCTATCTCAACGAGGAATGCGGTCTGCCGGTGCGCATGTGCAGCGGCGAAGGGGGCATGCCGGGGCGCCTGCTCAAGTCGAAATATCTGAAATACATGATTCTGCAGATCGCCTCCGGCCATTTCGGCTGGAACCGCATCGTCAAGGCCATGCCGCACATGGTCGAGGATCCCGCCGGCATTCTCATCAAGATCGGCCAGGGGGCCAAGCCCGGCGACGGCGGCCTGCTCATGGCGCAGAAGGTCGCCGAGCACATCCAGGCCATTCGCGGCGTGCCCAAGGCCGACCTGCTCAGCCCGCCGAACCATCAGGGGCTCTACTCCATCGAGGAGAGCGTGCAGAAGATGTTCCTCTCCTTCAACGCCGCCTTCAAGTTCCGGGTGCCGGTGGCGATCAAGGTCGCGGCCTCGGCCACCAGCGTCAGCGTCTTCAACAACCTGGTGCGCGACCCCTACAACATCGTCGGCGGCTTCTTCCTCGACGGCATCGACGGCGGCACCGGCGCGGCGCATGAGGTCTCCCTCGACCACACCGGCCATCCCATCGTCTCCAAATTGCGCGACTGTTACCTGGCCGCCGTCAGCCAGGGGCGCCAGGGCCAGATCCCTCTGTGGGCGGCGGGCGGTCTCGGCCGCGCTGGCGATCTGGCGGCGGATGCCTTCAAGATGATCGCCCTCGGCGCCAACGGTGTCTTCACCGGCAAGCTGATTCTGCAGATGGCCGGCTGCATTGGCAACGAGATGGGGCGTTGCAATGCCTGCAACACCGGCCTCTGCCCGGTCGGCATCACCACTCAGGAGCCCCGGTTGGTCCATCGTCTCGACCCGGAAAAGGCGGCGCAGAACATCGTCAACTACTTTCTGGCCATGGATCAGGAACTGCGGAAGCTGATGGCCCCCATCGGCAACTCGTCGTTGCCCGTCGGACGCGCCGACGCCCTGGTCGCCACCGACCGGGGCGTAGCGGAGCGGTTGCAGATCCAGTACGTTTGTTAG